The following are encoded in a window of Deinococcus ruber genomic DNA:
- a CDS encoding DUF6683 family protein has translation MNAKVWQVITALVVWTLGNAAQAQFFTPSFQDYRTYAQRSVGYVAATVQPDFTSRAVQQALSPSAPAKYKYALSKTDFAFKGSPTQQKNCAAMVQTPSDQRQMATACLKLFNAAQSIPDFRKNNLAAALSLLIGLSLQVSKGTELTDTQISTLQRGLNDMLVDAGAMKGKPADIQAMYETSVMTGALIAGLAQNGADEGNTDLTDIAKGLADIVLKQFKVE, from the coding sequence TTGAACGCTAAGGTTTGGCAGGTGATCACCGCCCTGGTGGTCTGGACACTCGGCAACGCCGCACAGGCACAGTTTTTTACGCCCTCCTTCCAGGATTACCGGACCTACGCGCAACGCTCCGTGGGGTACGTGGCTGCCACCGTCCAACCGGATTTCACGTCTCGGGCGGTGCAGCAGGCGCTTAGTCCATCGGCCCCCGCAAAGTACAAATACGCTCTGTCGAAAACTGACTTCGCCTTCAAGGGCAGTCCCACCCAGCAGAAGAACTGCGCGGCAATGGTGCAAACACCGAGCGATCAGCGGCAGATGGCAACAGCCTGTCTCAAGCTGTTCAATGCCGCCCAGAGTATTCCCGACTTTCGTAAGAACAATCTGGCGGCAGCGCTTAGCCTGCTGATCGGCCTCAGCCTTCAGGTCAGCAAAGGCACCGAACTGACTGATACCCAGATCTCGACCTTGCAGCGCGGCCTGAACGACATGCTTGTTGATGCCGGGGCGATGAAAGGCAAGCCCGCCGATATTCAGGCGATGTACGAAACCTCGGTGATGACGGGCGCACTGATCGCCGGACTTGCCCAGAATGGCGCAGATGAAGGCAACACCGACTTGACCGATATCGCAAAAGGGCTGGCAGACATTGTGCTGAAGCAGTTCAAAGTGGAGTAA
- a CDS encoding shikimate 5-dehydrogenase, which yields MRSPISKDTRLCMSLAARPGNFGTRFHNFLYDELNLDYVYKAFTSTDLEGAVRGIRALDIRGCAVSMPFKEACIPMLDELDASAAVIGSVNTIVNTGGHLKAYNTDYIAVESLLKSHAVPTSARVALRGSGGMAKAVAYALKGAGFANGVIVARSEAAGQALAQGIGYEWQPDVHGLQADLLVNVTPIGMAGGAEAAELAFVPGHIAAAHTVFDVVALPAETPLIVEARRQGRRVITGAEVATLQALEQFVLYTGVRPTPEQVARAEAWARNA from the coding sequence ATGCGTTCCCCCATCAGCAAAGACACCCGGCTGTGCATGTCGCTGGCGGCCCGGCCCGGCAACTTCGGCACGCGCTTTCACAACTTCCTGTACGACGAACTGAACCTCGATTACGTCTACAAGGCGTTTACCTCCACCGACCTCGAAGGTGCGGTGCGGGGCATCCGGGCGCTGGACATTCGGGGCTGCGCTGTGTCCATGCCCTTCAAGGAAGCGTGTATTCCGATGCTGGACGAACTCGACGCGTCGGCGGCAGTGATCGGCTCGGTCAATACCATCGTGAACACGGGCGGCCACCTGAAGGCGTACAACACCGATTACATCGCCGTGGAAAGCCTGCTGAAGTCGCACGCCGTTCCGACCTCGGCGCGGGTGGCCCTGCGTGGCAGCGGCGGCATGGCAAAAGCAGTGGCCTACGCGCTGAAGGGGGCGGGGTTTGCAAACGGCGTGATCGTGGCCCGCAGCGAGGCGGCGGGGCAGGCGCTGGCGCAGGGCATCGGCTATGAGTGGCAGCCCGACGTACACGGTCTTCAGGCCGATCTGTTGGTCAATGTCACGCCCATCGGCATGGCGGGCGGCGCAGAGGCCGCAGAGCTGGCCTTTGTCCCGGGGCACATCGCGGCAGCCCACACGGTCTTCGATGTGGTGGCCCTGCCCGCCGAAACCCCGCTGATCGTAGAAGCGCGGAGGCAGGGAAGGCGCGTCATTACCGGGGCCGAAGTCGCCACCTTGCAGGCGCTCGAACAGTTCGTGCTGTATACCGGCGTGCGCCCCACCCCCGAACAGGTGGCGAGGGCGGAGGCGTGGGCGCGAAACGCATAA